ATCAGGTGGTAAGCTATCGAAATGATCTATCAATTTCGCTCAAAGGCTGGTCCAGATGTCATCATGCTGGCGGATCTGACTAAACGAATTTTTGATATTTTGGGGCGCCCCCTAGAGCCTCGCGGAATTTTGACCGTTGAGCAACTGCCAGACCTCATCACTGCTCTAGAAACTGCCATCCTCAAAGATCTTGAGGAGCGGGCTAAAACAAATGACGAGTCCGAGAAGGGCGCTGAGAAGCCTAAGCTGGCTGATCGCCTTGGACAGCGAGCCTACCCATTCCTGGAGTTAATGAAGCAGTCCAAAGCTAAGGACGAACCCGTTATGTGGGGTGTTTAATCTATCAAGCTCGCTAGCTGGCGACGGGTATCTTCAATACTTTGACCGCGGCGTTTGGCTAAGTCTTCAACCTGATCATCCGATAGCTTGCCCACATTAAAGTAGCGCGCATCCGGATGAGCCAAATAGAAACCGCTCACACTTGAAGCTGGATTCATGGCCATTGACTCGGTCAGAGTCATGCCAATATCTTCAGAGCCAATTACCCGTAATAAATCCTCTTTAACTTCATGTGCAGGGCAGGCCGGGTAACCAGGTGCCGGACGAATACCGCGGTACTCTTCATTGATCATTTGGTCATTGGTCAAAATCTCGTCTGTTGCATAGCCCCATAAGTCTGTACGCACACGATGGTGCATGAGCTCAGCAAAAGCTTCTGCTAAGCGGTCAGCTAGGGCCTTTAACATAATGGCACTGTAGTCATCATGTTTTGCTTGAAACTCAGCCACTTTCTTTTCAACACCATGACCGGTGGTCACTGCAAAACAACCCAGGTAATCAGCCACGCCGGAGTCCTTTGGCGCAACATAGTCTGCCAAACAACGATTAGGTCTGCGAACACCCTCTACAACAGGGCGCTCGGACTGCTGTCGCAAGTTATGCCAAACAAACAAAGGGTGCTCGCGTGCTTCATCGCTATATAAAACGATATCGTCGCCAACGGTATTAGCAGGATAGAAGGCCACTACTGCATCTGCTTGTAGCCATTGCCCCTTAATCAGCTTATCAAGCAAGGCTTGGGCGTCTGCAAAGACTTTGCGTGCTTCAACACCAACCACTTCATCATCCAAGATCGCCGGAAACTTTCCCGCTAAATCCCAGGTCTGAAAGAAAGGCGTCCAGTCGATGTATTTAGCAATATCACTCAGTGCAAAGTTTTTAAATATGCGACGGCCAATAAACTTCGGCTTCTCTGGAACATATGCAGACCAATCAATCATCTCGCGATTTTTACGGGCTGCAGCCAAAGAAATTGTTGGCGCCGCTTTCTTGTTCGCATGTTGCTCACGAATACGCACATAGTCATCGCGTAAATCTTGAATAAATTTCTTGGCACTTTCATCGGACAGCAAGCTGGAAGCTACTGAAACTGAACGAGATGCGTCAGGTACATACACCACAGGGCCATCGTAGTGTGGGGCAATCTTCACTGCTGTATGAACGCGTGAAGTTGTTGCACCACCAATCATCAATGGGATTTGGCGCTCGCGGAACCAATCATCACGTTGCATTTCTTGTGCAACATAAGTCATCTCTTCTAGCGAAGGCGTAATCAGGCCAGATAAGCCGACAATGTCCGCATTCTCTTCTTTGGCACGCTTGAGAATCTCTGCACAAGGAACCATCACACCCATATTGGCTACTTCAAAGTTATTGCATTGCAGAACAACGGTCACAATATTTTTACCAATATCGTGAACGTCGCCCTTCACAGTAGCCATGACGATCTTGCCCTTAGCCTTAGCTTCGCCACCTGCTGCAATATGTTGACGCTTTTCTTCTTCGATGTACGGAATCAAGATGGCAACTGCTTGCTTCATCACACGCGCACTTTTAACTACTTGAGGTAAGAACATCTTGCCCGCACCAAACAAGTCGCCCACGACATTCATGCCGTCCATCAGCGGGCCCTCAATAACTTCAATGGGCCTGCCACCAGCGCCCATAATTTCAGCTCGTAAATCTTCGGTATCTTCTTCAATAAAAGTAGTAATGCCATGCACCAGGGCATGCGTTAGACGCTCACGTACAGGGGCTTCACGCCACACTAGGTTCTCGACCTGCTTAGCGCCGCCACCTTTAAATTGATCGGCAATATCGAGCAAACGCTCGGTAGGTGTTTTGCCATCTTTTTCTTTAAAGCGATTGAGAACAACATCCTCAACACGCTCACGCAACTCAGGATCTAAATCGGCGTAAACGCCCAACTGACCTGCATTCACAATGCCCATATCCATGCCAGCTTGAATGGCGTGATACAGGAACACCGTATGAATTGCTTCACGAACACGGTCATTACCGCGGAATGAGAAGCTCACATTAGAAACGCCGCCGCTAACCTTAGCACCCGGTAGGTTTTCTTTAATCCAGCGGGTGGCATTAATAAAGTCGACCGCATAGTTGTCGTGCTCTTCAATACCAGTAGCGATTGCAAAAATATTTGGATCAAAAATAATGTCTTCAGCTGGAAAGCCAATTTCATTCACTAAGATCTCATAGCAGCGCTGACAGATTTCTGTCTTACGCTTAAAGGTATCGGCTTGCCCTACCTCATCAAAAGCCATCACTACAGAAGCAGCACCATAACGACGAATTAAACGCGCTTGTTTTCTGAAAGACTCTTCACCCTCTTTTAAGGAGATCGAGTTCACAATTGGCTTACCTTGAATGCACTTCAAACCTGCTTCAATCACACTCCACTTGGAGGAATCGATCATGATAGGAACACGTGCAATATCAGGCTCAGAGGCGATCAAATTAAGGAAGCGTGTCATCGCCGCCTCAGAATCTAACATCGCTTCATCCATATTAATGTCGATGACTTGTGCGCCATTCTCAACCTGCTGACGCGCCACAACGAGCGCCTCATCAAATTGATTATTCAAAATCATTCTGGAAAATGCTTTTGAGCCTGTGACGTTCGTACGCTCACCGATGTTGACGAAGCCAACATCAGAGGTCACGTTAAATGGCTCAAGGCCAGAAAGCTTCATCGCTGGCATTACTTTTTTCTCTATCTTGCTCATGCTGATATCTCCGCATTTTCGCGATAGAAGGCACGTGGCTTACGCTTAGCAACGGCATTCGCAATTGCACGAATATGATCAGGTGTCGTACCGCAGCAGCCACCTACCAAATTTACTAAGCCATCTTTAGCAAAACCATCTACTAGGCTAGAAGTGATTTCTGGGGTCTCATCAAAGCCCGTATCACTCATCGGATTAGGCAAACCCGCATTGGGGTAACAAGACACTGCCGCATCGCAAATTCTTGCTAGCTCTGCAATATATGGGCGCATTAAAGCAGCGCCTAAGGCACAGTTCAAGCCAAAAGTGAGCGGCTTAATGTGACGCAAACTATTCCAGAATGCCTCAACTGTTTGGCCTGACAAAATACGTCCAGATGCATCAGTCACCGTTCCAGAAATCATTACCGGTAAACGCTCACCAGTCTCTTCAAAAAATTCGTCGAGGGCAAACAATGCTGCTTTGGCATTGAGCGTATCGAAAATGGTTTCAACCAAAAATAAATCGACGCCACCCGCAAATAAACCTTCAATCTGCTCACGATACGAAGCACGCAATGCATCAAAGGTTACATTGCGCGCACCTGGATCATTAACATCTGGTGAAATGCTCGCAGTCTTTGGTGTAGGCCCAATCGCGCCCGCAGCAAAACGCGGTCTTTCTGGGGTGCTGTATTTTTCACAAGCTGCGCGCGCTAATTTGGCAGAGACTTCATTCATCTCACGAGCCAAGCCAGCCATTTTGTAGTCCTCTTGCGCCACTGAGGTTGCACCAAAAGTATTGGTTTCAATAATGTCTGCGCCAGCATCCAAATATTGCTCATGGATCTTGCTAATAATTTGCGGCTGAGTCAAAACTAAGAGCTCATTGTTACCTTTGATATCGCCAGGATGATCGGCAAATCGGGCATTTCCCGGCAAACCGCGATAGTCAGCCTCAGTTAACTTATATTGCTGAATCATGGTGCCCATGGCGCCATCCAAAATGAGGATGCGCTGCTTTAATAGCTCGGGAAGCTTTTGACCGCGGGTATAGGGCTGGGACAAACCATTAGATTGCATTGTTAAACCGGGATTAATCTCTAGAATCCCTTATTCTATTGGAAAAGCCACTTTTCATTCACCCCGGAGCCCTTATGTTTGGAACCATTCCAGAATTCAATCAAAGCCTAGATATGTTTAAAACCATGTGGGGACAAGGTGCTGCAGGTCAGGCTGGACAGTTCCCCTTCACGGCAGACGCCTCTAAGGCTGCTGGCGGCTTTGCTTCGGCTTTTCCTGGCTTGGATGTGGATGAGCTTGAAAAACGCATTAAAGACCTGAAAAGCGTTGAAAACTGGCTCAATTTGAACCTCAACATCCTCAAATCGACGATTCAGGGTCTAGAAGTTCAGCATGCCACCATGATGGCACTCAAATCCTTTGGCGATGCTGTATCTGCAGCTAGCTCAGCAGCCAGCTCAACAAGCACCCCAAAGGAAGAATCTAAGACTAAAACGACTAGTGCTAAACCACGGAAAACCGCAACACGCCGTCCTCGCAAAGCTGGCGACGCAACTTTCCTCGACGAAGTAGGTAATTCAGATGAGCAATAGCCTCACCCATTGCAAATGTGAGTTGATGAATATCTAATTCACGCTTAAACAAGACCGGCACAATCTCCCTAGCATGTGCCGGTTTTTTACATGCGGCCAAAGTATCCGCCAAGCGATCATCATGATGCGCTTTGAGTTGCGCAACGCGCGGCCTAATTCCAGTAAATGGTTTGCCATGTGAAGGCAGTACCAATGCATGCTCAGGCAACACTAAATATTTTTCAATAGAGTCAAGATATAAGCCTAGCGGATCTGCATCTGGGTCAGCATCATAAACACTCACATTAGTAGAAATGCGGGGCAACAACATATCTCCAGAAATCAACACTCCAAGATCTTTACAAAACAATGAAGCATGCTCAGGCGCGTGCCCATAGCCCATGATGACTTGCCACGCATGACCACCAATCAAAATAGACTCGCCATCAATAATGCGGCGGTATTGACGTGGCACTCCAGGCACCATATTGCTGTAGTAATTGGAGCGCCCGCGAATTTTTTCTAAATCTTCAGTAGTTGTTAAACCATGTCTTTGAAAATGATCTGCGGAACCACCGCTGCCAGCCCGTGACCCAACTGCAGCACCCCCCTCTTTACAACTTAACCATTGCGCAGTTAAGTAATCCGTCATGGAAATCCACATAGGGACATTCCATTTTTGACAGAGCCATTGGGACAGCCCCACATGGTCAGGATGCATATGCGTCACTATCACGCGCAAGACTGGTAAGCCTTCAAGCTGAGTAGCAAACACTTGCTCCCATGAAGCTCTTGTCTCATCATTAGCAATACCGCAGTCCACAATCGTCCAACCCACAACACCATCAATTTCGTCGCGCAGCAGCCAAAGATTGATGTGATCTAAAGCAAAGGGCAGACGCATTCTGATCCAGCGAACACCTGGCGCAACCTCGATGCTGCTACCCACTTCCGGAAGAGCATCTCCTAAGGGATAATGAATTGTAGCTTCAGCACTGGCTTTGTTTTGAGTATTCATGGCTTAGTGTTATTGATTGATTTTTTACTTCTAGGTTTGCTTTGACAACAGTTCCATCGCCTTGCATTAATTGGTGTGACATTAATCCTGAAAATGGTTACTGTCGTGGCTGCTATCGTACCTTGACTGAAATTGCTGATTGGTCAGATCTCACGAATCCTGAGAAGCTTGAGGTTTGGACGCAACTTCCAAGTCGCAAACCCCAAGCACCACAGTAATATCAATCTTTATTTCTTTTTCATTTATTGACGTCGACAATCAACCGTCCACGTACATTACCCGCCATTAATTCTTGCGCGTATTTGATTGACTCCTCAAGCGTAATCTCATGAGAGATTTCATCTAAGGTTTTCAGATCCACTAACTTACTCAACTGCTCATAGGCGGCAATGCGTTTTGCACGTGGCACAGTCACACTATTAATGCCGTACAAAGTCACTCCGCGCAAAATAAATGGTGCAACACTAGAAGGAAAATCCATGCCTTGAGCCAGTCCACAAGCAGCTACTGCACCATCGCTCTTGGTCTGCGCGCACGCATTAGCCAAGGTATGACTACCCACACTATCAACTACTGCAGCCCATCGTTCTTTTGCCAATGGCTTGCCAGGAGCAGATAAGGTAGCGCGATCAATTACTTCAGTTGCACCCAATTTCTTCAGGTAATCCGCTTCAGCCATACGGCCAGTGCTCGCGACAACAGTAAAACCTAGCTTGCTGAGAAGGGTGATGGCAAAGCTGCCAACGCCGCCCGCAGCACCGGTGACCAGAACCTCACCATCACTTGGCTTAAGCCCATGCTTTTGTAGTGCCATGACGCAGAGCATGGCGGTATAACCGGCAGTGCCAATGGCTAATGCTTGTTTCGCAGTAAACCCCTTGGGCAGTGGAATCAACCAATCGGCCTTCACACGGGCCTGCTGTCCTAAGCCACCCCAATGCCCTTCCCCAACTCCCCAGCCATTAAGAAGCACCATATCGCCAGTCTTGAAGTCGGAACTGGTGCTCTCCATTACTTCACCAGCAAAATCGATGCCAGGCACCATTGGGAAGCTGCGAACCACCGGGCCTTTGCCGGTGATAGCCAGGCCATCCTTGTAATTGAGAGTGGAATATAGGACCTTTACGCGAACATCGCCTTCTGGGAGCTTAGCCTCATCAACTTGGGCTAATTCTGCGCGATACCCTTGATCATCCTTATTTACCAATATTGCTTTAAACATGTCTCTTCCTTTTAGAACGAGGTATTTCCCCGCAGCAATTGCTTAATAGGTTTATCCTAACGAGCATTGCTGATTATGGAGGTTTCCATGAAAAAAATTCTACTATTAACTACGATTTCTGGCTTGGCGCTATCTGGCTGCTATTCCACCCAAATTAATATGTCCATGGGCAATATGCGCCTGATCACCTCTAGCGCTGCGCCGCAGGATGTTATGGATTTTGCTACCAAGACCTGTAAAGATGATTTCTATGAAGGCGCCAGCTTTCTGTCCAAGGCAGGCAAAGAATATCGCTTCAAGTGCGTAAAAGCTGAAGAGAATGAAGTGTTAAATCCCATTCCCGGTACAACACTGACCGCTACAGCAAAAGCTGAAGCTAAATAAGCAA
This is a stretch of genomic DNA from Polynucleobacter sp. JS-JIR-II-b4. It encodes these proteins:
- a CDS encoding DUF1840 domain-containing protein; translated protein: MIYQFRSKAGPDVIMLADLTKRIFDILGRPLEPRGILTVEQLPDLITALETAILKDLEERAKTNDESEKGAEKPKLADRLGQRAYPFLELMKQSKAKDEPVMWGV
- the metH gene encoding methionine synthase; its protein translation is MSKIEKKVMPAMKLSGLEPFNVTSDVGFVNIGERTNVTGSKAFSRMILNNQFDEALVVARQQVENGAQVIDINMDEAMLDSEAAMTRFLNLIASEPDIARVPIMIDSSKWSVIEAGLKCIQGKPIVNSISLKEGEESFRKQARLIRRYGAASVVMAFDEVGQADTFKRKTEICQRCYEILVNEIGFPAEDIIFDPNIFAIATGIEEHDNYAVDFINATRWIKENLPGAKVSGGVSNVSFSFRGNDRVREAIHTVFLYHAIQAGMDMGIVNAGQLGVYADLDPELRERVEDVVLNRFKEKDGKTPTERLLDIADQFKGGGAKQVENLVWREAPVRERLTHALVHGITTFIEEDTEDLRAEIMGAGGRPIEVIEGPLMDGMNVVGDLFGAGKMFLPQVVKSARVMKQAVAILIPYIEEEKRQHIAAGGEAKAKGKIVMATVKGDVHDIGKNIVTVVLQCNNFEVANMGVMVPCAEILKRAKEENADIVGLSGLITPSLEEMTYVAQEMQRDDWFRERQIPLMIGGATTSRVHTAVKIAPHYDGPVVYVPDASRSVSVASSLLSDESAKKFIQDLRDDYVRIREQHANKKAAPTISLAAARKNREMIDWSAYVPEKPKFIGRRIFKNFALSDIAKYIDWTPFFQTWDLAGKFPAILDDEVVGVEARKVFADAQALLDKLIKGQWLQADAVVAFYPANTVGDDIVLYSDEAREHPLFVWHNLRQQSERPVVEGVRRPNRCLADYVAPKDSGVADYLGCFAVTTGHGVEKKVAEFQAKHDDYSAIMLKALADRLAEAFAELMHHRVRTDLWGYATDEILTNDQMINEEYRGIRPAPGYPACPAHEVKEDLLRVIGSEDIGMTLTESMAMNPASSVSGFYLAHPDARYFNVGKLSDDQVEDLAKRRGQSIEDTRRQLASLID
- a CDS encoding homocysteine S-methyltransferase family protein, with translation MQSNGLSQPYTRGQKLPELLKQRILILDGAMGTMIQQYKLTEADYRGLPGNARFADHPGDIKGNNELLVLTQPQIISKIHEQYLDAGADIIETNTFGATSVAQEDYKMAGLAREMNEVSAKLARAACEKYSTPERPRFAAGAIGPTPKTASISPDVNDPGARNVTFDALRASYREQIEGLFAGGVDLFLVETIFDTLNAKAALFALDEFFEETGERLPVMISGTVTDASGRILSGQTVEAFWNSLRHIKPLTFGLNCALGAALMRPYIAELARICDAAVSCYPNAGLPNPMSDTGFDETPEITSSLVDGFAKDGLVNLVGGCCGTTPDHIRAIANAVAKRKPRAFYRENAEISA
- a CDS encoding PhaM family polyhydroxyalkanoate granule multifunctional regulatory protein; its protein translation is MFGTIPEFNQSLDMFKTMWGQGAAGQAGQFPFTADASKAAGGFASAFPGLDVDELEKRIKDLKSVENWLNLNLNILKSTIQGLEVQHATMMALKSFGDAVSAASSAASSTSTPKEESKTKTTSAKPRKTATRRPRKAGDATFLDEVGNSDEQ
- a CDS encoding MBL fold metallo-hydrolase, whose protein sequence is MNTQNKASAEATIHYPLGDALPEVGSSIEVAPGVRWIRMRLPFALDHINLWLLRDEIDGVVGWTIVDCGIANDETRASWEQVFATQLEGLPVLRVIVTHMHPDHVGLSQWLCQKWNVPMWISMTDYLTAQWLSCKEGGAAVGSRAGSGGSADHFQRHGLTTTEDLEKIRGRSNYYSNMVPGVPRQYRRIIDGESILIGGHAWQVIMGYGHAPEHASLFCKDLGVLISGDMLLPRISTNVSVYDADPDADPLGLYLDSIEKYLVLPEHALVLPSHGKPFTGIRPRVAQLKAHHDDRLADTLAACKKPAHAREIVPVLFKRELDIHQLTFAMGEAIAHLNYLLRRGKLRRQLCEDGVLRFSVV
- a CDS encoding DUF1289 domain-containing protein, with the protein product MTTVPSPCINWCDINPENGYCRGCYRTLTEIADWSDLTNPEKLEVWTQLPSRKPQAPQ
- a CDS encoding MDR family oxidoreductase, translated to MFKAILVNKDDQGYRAELAQVDEAKLPEGDVRVKVLYSTLNYKDGLAITGKGPVVRSFPMVPGIDFAGEVMESTSSDFKTGDMVLLNGWGVGEGHWGGLGQQARVKADWLIPLPKGFTAKQALAIGTAGYTAMLCVMALQKHGLKPSDGEVLVTGAAGGVGSFAITLLSKLGFTVVASTGRMAEADYLKKLGATEVIDRATLSAPGKPLAKERWAAVVDSVGSHTLANACAQTKSDGAVAACGLAQGMDFPSSVAPFILRGVTLYGINSVTVPRAKRIAAYEQLSKLVDLKTLDEISHEITLEESIKYAQELMAGNVRGRLIVDVNK